From Leptospira congkakensis, one genomic window encodes:
- a CDS encoding efflux RND transporter permease subunit, producing the protein MKIESYVLSLSKHRRLYWVISFSLFVAIFFRISELEIWLLPKLTPVRYFVDTEFPNHSAEDTDLMVSLPISEILSSVKSVERIRSIAEHGKSIIQMDLLYGASISEFKEELYQTIFEMKDKLPPGVGVSRLFQGAKEERPFMEILISKPNEKEKERFEFQLKQLRFHLERISGVAEVRMSGTPTLSTFVSINSNVFDLFPIGIRDLESQILSGMRGGSLGKIEGYHKDTELKFSNEIKSKEDLSEFQIYLGNGSSVSLNRFAKVFDSELPEEKLTRINGKEVVYLAIHSDSNANPIRVSSEIQKKLNSFSMIDSEIYFDVSSELRTGLTQFGFNLIWGLVFAFLFSYLLYRSLSPSLVLFVSVFFSLVLFFHLILLFSISINLLSLGGISVGVGMLFDASNLSVFSIRKQLEIQSSIIVAVTKGIQSILVSLFSSSLTTIVVFIPLLVFPMEWKEFLFDSGVCIALLVFCSLVSSLWIVPLVFISLPNFQKIENNLLLQENLFFRWYDHSYKLRKIVNLRIFSIGFVCFLIVCVFSFGANLEIFPKQASVGIRILTSPKNRVSLKEELNFVNDLEFRIKKFDPKISILVLPLELNNDGNQHPTKAISIQWKLFGVERPKELEIFVSKILSKSSWDWKWESLESEVTKALPFLPTDSIVFLHENWETLRSFSYEWMNASIESKLNGVFSFFPNQIVLEEWSRRSIPIPELIPDEDDLKHRILYKQRPEYLGKIGEEKKGSLYLGVEIFDSNFQTYLDSEGTRFKTKTNDLTYSGSLFANKSKTSYDEFRRESGLFYLEWIGDVSHFEDKSLAENGISFIKLIAAEEIRKFFITLLLLFFIAFAFIYLALVGIYESFTIPLFYLGISIFYLLITTSVVFILFDTFHLGHYIGLVVLLGLSLDNISLFGERWAEIRQHVHIEKAREKVFRWLVWPISLNSGTTMMGFLPVLFFGFSGSEFSKSIALTMFIGIPISIFLVFYIYPIFFQKFYQK; encoded by the coding sequence GGAAGATACGGATCTAATGGTTAGTTTGCCAATTTCTGAAATTTTATCTTCAGTAAAGTCTGTAGAAAGAATAAGATCCATCGCCGAACATGGAAAGTCGATAATACAGATGGATTTGTTGTATGGAGCTTCTATTTCGGAGTTTAAAGAAGAATTATACCAAACAATATTTGAAATGAAAGACAAACTTCCACCGGGAGTTGGTGTTTCCAGGTTGTTCCAAGGGGCAAAAGAAGAAAGGCCCTTTATGGAAATTTTAATCTCTAAACCAAATGAAAAGGAAAAAGAACGTTTTGAATTTCAACTAAAACAATTAAGATTTCATTTGGAACGTATTTCGGGAGTTGCAGAAGTTCGAATGTCTGGAACACCTACTTTGTCTACTTTTGTTTCGATCAATTCCAATGTTTTTGATTTGTTTCCCATTGGGATTCGGGATTTGGAATCCCAAATTTTATCTGGAATGCGTGGAGGTTCTCTTGGAAAAATTGAGGGTTATCATAAAGATACTGAATTAAAATTTTCGAACGAGATCAAATCCAAAGAAGATTTATCAGAATTTCAAATTTATTTGGGAAATGGGAGTTCTGTCTCTTTGAACCGATTTGCAAAGGTTTTTGATTCTGAATTACCGGAAGAGAAATTAACAAGAATCAATGGAAAGGAAGTTGTTTATCTGGCTATTCATTCTGACTCAAATGCCAATCCAATCCGAGTTTCCTCTGAAATTCAAAAAAAGCTAAATAGTTTTTCGATGATTGATTCTGAAATTTATTTTGATGTTTCGTCTGAATTACGGACAGGCCTTACACAGTTTGGGTTCAATCTCATTTGGGGATTGGTTTTTGCATTTTTATTTTCTTATCTTCTCTATCGAAGTTTATCTCCTTCCTTAGTTTTGTTTGTATCTGTTTTTTTCTCTCTCGTTCTATTTTTTCATTTGATTTTACTTTTTTCCATTTCAATCAACTTGCTTAGTTTAGGCGGGATTTCAGTCGGAGTTGGTATGTTGTTTGATGCTAGTAATTTATCTGTGTTTTCCATCCGGAAACAATTGGAAATTCAGAGTTCAATTATTGTTGCAGTTACTAAGGGAATCCAATCCATTCTTGTATCTCTGTTTTCGTCTTCTCTTACAACAATCGTTGTGTTTATTCCTTTGTTAGTGTTTCCTATGGAATGGAAAGAATTTCTTTTTGATTCGGGAGTTTGTATTGCTTTATTGGTGTTCTGTTCTTTGGTTTCCTCTCTGTGGATCGTTCCATTAGTTTTTATCTCCTTACCGAATTTTCAAAAGATAGAGAATAACCTTTTGCTCCAAGAAAATTTGTTTTTTCGTTGGTATGATCATAGTTATAAACTAAGAAAAATTGTTAATTTAAGAATCTTTTCGATTGGGTTTGTTTGTTTTTTGATAGTTTGTGTTTTTAGTTTTGGTGCAAATTTAGAAATATTCCCCAAACAGGCCTCTGTTGGGATTCGTATTTTAACCTCTCCTAAAAATAGAGTTTCTTTAAAAGAAGAACTTAATTTTGTGAATGATTTGGAATTTAGAATCAAGAAGTTTGATCCAAAAATTTCAATTTTAGTTTTGCCTTTAGAGTTAAATAATGATGGCAACCAACATCCAACAAAAGCAATTTCGATTCAATGGAAGTTGTTTGGAGTGGAAAGACCAAAAGAGTTAGAAATTTTTGTTTCTAAGATTCTTTCTAAATCAAGTTGGGATTGGAAGTGGGAGTCACTTGAATCAGAAGTAACGAAGGCCCTCCCGTTCCTTCCGACGGACTCTATTGTTTTTCTTCATGAAAATTGGGAAACTCTTCGAAGTTTTTCATACGAATGGATGAATGCTTCTATTGAATCTAAGTTAAATGGTGTTTTTTCTTTTTTTCCTAATCAAATTGTTTTGGAAGAATGGTCTAGGCGCTCCATCCCCATTCCAGAACTCATACCTGATGAAGATGATTTGAAACATCGAATTTTATATAAACAAAGGCCTGAATATTTAGGGAAAATTGGTGAAGAGAAAAAAGGCAGTTTATATTTAGGTGTTGAAATTTTTGACTCCAATTTTCAGACATATCTCGATTCAGAAGGAACCCGTTTCAAAACAAAGACAAACGATTTAACGTATTCGGGATCTTTATTCGCAAACAAGTCAAAAACAAGTTATGACGAATTTCGTAGAGAATCTGGATTATTCTATTTGGAATGGATAGGGGATGTTTCGCATTTTGAAGATAAGAGTTTGGCAGAAAATGGAATTTCGTTTATTAAACTAATCGCTGCGGAAGAAATTAGAAAATTTTTTATCACTCTACTTTTACTGTTCTTCATCGCATTCGCTTTTATTTATTTAGCATTGGTTGGAATTTATGAATCTTTTACGATTCCGTTATTTTATTTAGGGATATCCATTTTTTATCTTTTGATTACTACTTCTGTTGTTTTCATTTTGTTTGATACTTTCCATTTGGGTCACTATATAGGGCTTGTGGTTTTACTTGGGCTTTCTCTCGATAACATTTCGCTTTTTGGGGAAAGATGGGCGGAAATTCGCCAGCACGTTCATATTGAAAAAGCCAGAGAGAAAGTGTTTCGTTGGTTGGTTTGGCCTATATCTTTAAATTCCGGTACAACGATGATGGGTTTTTTGCCAGTTTTGTTTTTTGGTTTTTCCGGCTCCGAATTTTCTAAATCTATCGCCTTAACTATGTTTATTGGAATTCCGATTTCGATTTTTTTAGTGTTTTATATTTATCCCATATTTTTCCAAAAGTTTTATCAAAAATAA
- a CDS encoding efflux RND transporter permease subunit, whose translation MNRNWIRKHNHKLLASLLFFVLFSLLSWKGISFGEDGYAEPKETIQITHRFSNKTAIQVEESITKPWEQILKSISGYKQIESISEVGRSMFLLQLDSGTSKQEIVQSIRNEYLLQKHKFPKDSHFPQIQSGKTDDSYLIILQRIHKGSDSTRKDLERKIRNLDGVLSFVHHSDKEQELVLEFRTNQIQTSEFPSLSIIFSSLRKHSFGFSLDKWNGYWFQKDNPLKPMDWSEVPISSNLGNGLKVSAIGKVSLKEREVRHGTRINGSSSETIIIKAKNSTSLYYISKELTSILSNHTDWILLYTSHEDLIRDLFRFFFLFFILDLVLVIFCSFLDKSGSELVINLLSYYISLILFLGICNLLNYPMGRAILWVILAWKYLLFVFPIRRIGVWLRGILFPFVILSLFVVCELIPKDFVIFSFCHIYFLLSFSFFKILFAPLRTYQIPVIKIVFWERLSCFSKIQSGNKSENLWLNKYVVSGLFLLGVISSLMSSFDFHRLGSFQGNILMAKLEFPTSVPEEESIRITKQVEDFILKQKMTDLLVVKQNPSSADFYFRLKELGSKSDFRNLPTESGYFHISGDKEINSNQRLRFANGNTEAIEKTILTLLPWLQNKLGVEEIVLCFQPSSEGIELNSSSKFRNLLGFDWDHSLRERSLALQSAIVGKMIWNHKLTDVRFSVLQEKELERFSVKPTKLNSGTSLYSESFIKSEKVKIPGRIYRKNGETSLEILLKGKKIQWKELESKIHKLLENGEVQLSEMTLEKTSDQKYQPFYLFCVILVFLYRKKEKCNSWIQILCLILVWRMNVSILSDDYLLFGSVGTVLMFLILFSPLKTFSSKKNIPTIFLLLVFYFLPGDGGKFFLEGLILIFVFFILQSKFIHQWKFFKTKHSF comes from the coding sequence ATGAATCGAAATTGGATTAGGAAACATAATCATAAACTTTTAGCTTCCTTACTATTTTTTGTATTATTCTCTCTCCTTTCTTGGAAAGGGATTTCCTTTGGTGAAGATGGATATGCAGAACCAAAGGAAACCATACAAATCACACACCGCTTTTCGAACAAAACGGCAATCCAAGTGGAGGAGTCGATCACCAAACCTTGGGAACAAATTCTAAAATCCATTTCTGGATACAAACAAATTGAATCTATATCGGAAGTGGGAAGGTCTATGTTCCTCCTCCAGTTAGATTCTGGCACGAGTAAACAAGAAATCGTCCAATCCATTCGAAATGAATATTTATTACAAAAACATAAGTTTCCGAAAGACTCTCATTTCCCACAGATCCAATCGGGAAAAACAGATGATAGTTATCTGATCATTTTGCAGAGAATTCATAAGGGTTCGGATTCTACAAGAAAGGATCTGGAAAGAAAAATTAGGAACTTAGATGGCGTTTTATCTTTTGTGCACCATTCGGATAAGGAACAGGAATTGGTTTTAGAATTCCGAACCAACCAAATCCAAACTTCGGAGTTTCCTTCTTTATCGATTATTTTTTCATCTTTAAGAAAACATTCTTTTGGTTTTAGTTTGGACAAATGGAACGGGTATTGGTTTCAAAAAGATAATCCACTAAAACCAATGGATTGGTCGGAAGTTCCCATCTCTTCAAACTTAGGAAATGGATTAAAAGTTTCTGCGATTGGAAAGGTCTCTTTGAAGGAAAGAGAAGTTCGGCATGGAACGAGAATTAATGGATCCAGTTCAGAAACAATTATCATCAAAGCGAAGAATAGTACATCCTTATATTATATTTCAAAAGAATTAACTTCTATATTATCTAACCATACAGATTGGATTTTATTGTACACAAGTCACGAAGATTTGATTCGGGATTTATTTCGATTTTTTTTTCTGTTTTTCATCTTGGATCTTGTATTGGTTATTTTCTGTTCTTTTTTAGATAAATCGGGATCAGAACTGGTCATAAATCTATTATCTTATTATATTTCACTAATTTTATTTTTAGGTATTTGTAATCTATTGAATTATCCAATGGGTAGGGCTATTCTCTGGGTGATTTTGGCTTGGAAGTATTTATTATTCGTATTTCCCATTCGAAGAATAGGGGTTTGGTTAAGGGGAATTTTATTTCCTTTTGTAATTTTATCTTTATTTGTCGTTTGTGAATTGATACCAAAGGATTTTGTTATTTTTTCTTTTTGCCATATATACTTTTTATTATCTTTTTCCTTTTTTAAAATCCTTTTCGCACCCTTGCGAACTTATCAAATTCCTGTTATCAAAATTGTTTTTTGGGAAAGGTTGTCTTGTTTTTCAAAAATACAATCTGGAAATAAAAGCGAAAATCTTTGGTTAAACAAATATGTCGTTTCTGGATTGTTTTTGTTAGGTGTAATTTCATCGTTAATGTCCAGTTTTGATTTTCACAGATTAGGTTCCTTTCAGGGAAATATTCTGATGGCAAAATTGGAATTTCCCACATCAGTTCCAGAAGAAGAATCGATTCGGATTACCAAACAAGTGGAGGACTTTATTTTAAAACAAAAGATGACTGATTTGCTTGTAGTAAAACAAAACCCATCAAGTGCCGACTTTTATTTTCGTTTGAAAGAGTTGGGTTCAAAGTCTGATTTTCGCAATTTACCTACCGAATCTGGGTATTTTCATATTTCAGGTGACAAGGAAATAAATTCGAACCAGAGACTTCGTTTTGCAAATGGGAATACAGAAGCAATTGAAAAAACAATTTTAACACTTCTCCCTTGGTTACAAAACAAGTTGGGAGTAGAGGAAATTGTTTTGTGTTTCCAACCATCATCAGAAGGGATAGAGTTAAATTCCTCCAGTAAGTTTAGAAATTTACTAGGTTTCGACTGGGATCATTCACTACGAGAAAGATCGCTTGCGTTACAATCGGCCATTGTTGGGAAAATGATTTGGAATCATAAATTAACGGATGTTCGTTTTTCTGTCCTTCAGGAAAAAGAATTAGAACGTTTTTCGGTAAAACCTACTAAGTTAAATTCTGGAACTTCCTTATATAGTGAGTCTTTTATCAAATCAGAAAAAGTAAAAATTCCAGGAAGAATTTACCGCAAAAATGGAGAAACAAGTTTAGAGATTTTATTAAAAGGGAAAAAAATCCAGTGGAAGGAATTAGAATCAAAAATCCATAAATTGTTAGAAAATGGTGAGGTACAACTTTCAGAGATGACTTTAGAAAAAACTTCCGATCAGAAATACCAACCTTTTTATTTATTTTGCGTCATCCTTGTATTTCTTTATAGAAAAAAAGAAAAATGCAATTCCTGGATTCAAATTCTATGTTTGATCTTAGTTTGGAGAATGAATGTTTCTATTTTAAGTGATGATTATTTGTTATTTGGATCGGTTGGCACAGTATTGATGTTTTTGATTCTTTTTAGTCCTCTTAAAACTTTTTCTTCTAAAAAAAATATTCCTACGATCTTTCTTTTATTGGTTTTTTATTTTTTGCCTGGCGATGGAGGAAAATTTTTTTTAGAAGGACTGATTTTGATATTTGTTTTTTTTATTCTCCAATCCAAATTTATACACCAATGGAAATTTTTTAAAACCAAACATTCATTTTGA